A part of Candidatus Nanoarchaeia archaeon genomic DNA contains:
- a CDS encoding DUF371 domain-containing protein → MEIRFTCQGHPNIRASHKTTLEFTRDSHLTPRGTCIVGIQADFKLQQMKRFLAALRKEDKLKIAIQSGDAQDSLIAVPNRDFSDADEMVIRTTEFLSSRTFATKASKSAAGLNTNLKRMMKTHSITVSISAEGCRQLGSSSFQQRAAPRP, encoded by the coding sequence ATGGAAATCCGATTTACCTGCCAAGGCCACCCAAATATCAGGGCAAGCCATAAAACAACGCTGGAGTTTACGCGGGACTCTCACCTTACTCCGAGGGGAACCTGTATAGTTGGCATCCAGGCAGACTTCAAGCTGCAGCAGATGAAGAGATTCCTGGCAGCCTTGAGAAAGGAGGACAAGCTGAAGATTGCGATACAATCCGGAGATGCGCAAGATTCATTGATTGCTGTCCCGAACAGGGATTTTTCAGACGCAGATGAAATGGTGATAAGGACAACAGAATTTCTCTCTTCAAGGACATTTGCCACCAAAGCCTCCAAATCTGCAGCCGGGCTTAACACCAATCTCAAGAGGATGATGAAGACACACAGCATCACAGTAAGTATATCAGCTGAGGGTTGCCGCCAGCTCGGCTCTTCATCTTTTCAGCAAAGAGCGGCACCTCGCCCGTAA
- a CDS encoding DHH family phosphoesterase has protein sequence MDKYDAFRKHIADSAKKFQELKNETVRIISHLDCDGICAASILIHALKSQNRGFAISIVPQLTETFIKELAKEEYKIIAFTDLGSGMIEQVKEHLKSKDVVILDHHEVSGVGNDRVLHINPHMFGIEGSREVSGAGVAYMFAEALDRKNEACAHLAIVGAIGDAQENSGFERLNASILETARNQGKISVQKGLRLFGMQTRPIHKILGYSTDPYIPGVSGSESGAIQFLHNLGISPKKGKGWKKMADLSQEEMQALVAGVVLARRGEAKPEDVLGNIYILEQEEEESPLRDAKEFATLLNSCGRMGKASLGIGACLGDPKMKRQAISHLLEYRREIIAAMQWFEAHRGTAAVQEHPGYMIISAGTEILSTMIGTIASMIAKSNTTRPGTIIISMAEAPDKTLKASIRRAGFQSDGSIDLRSIMEEITSRVDGSSTGGHIYAAGSVIPQGKEKEFLEAARDVLGKLAGQKRVPD, from the coding sequence ATGGATAAATATGATGCATTTCGCAAGCATATTGCTGATTCTGCAAAAAAATTTCAGGAGCTGAAAAATGAAACAGTCAGGATAATATCGCACCTTGACTGCGATGGGATCTGCGCAGCCTCAATCCTCATCCATGCGCTGAAGAGCCAAAATAGGGGCTTTGCCATTTCTATCGTGCCTCAGCTTACTGAGACGTTCATCAAAGAGCTCGCAAAAGAGGAGTACAAAATCATCGCGTTTACAGACCTTGGCTCAGGGATGATAGAACAGGTGAAGGAGCATCTTAAGAGCAAAGATGTTGTGATCCTTGACCATCATGAAGTGTCCGGCGTCGGCAACGACAGGGTTCTCCACATCAACCCGCACATGTTTGGCATTGAGGGATCAAGGGAAGTCAGCGGAGCCGGAGTTGCTTATATGTTTGCTGAGGCTCTGGACAGGAAGAACGAGGCATGTGCTCACCTTGCCATTGTTGGAGCGATTGGCGACGCTCAGGAGAATAGCGGTTTTGAAAGGCTCAACGCCAGCATCCTTGAGACCGCAAGAAACCAGGGTAAGATAAGTGTCCAGAAAGGTCTTCGGCTGTTTGGGATGCAGACCCGGCCGATCCATAAAATCCTTGGGTACAGCACAGACCCCTACATCCCTGGTGTCTCTGGATCTGAATCAGGCGCAATTCAGTTCCTCCATAATCTCGGAATCAGCCCAAAGAAGGGAAAGGGATGGAAGAAGATGGCTGATCTCAGCCAGGAGGAGATGCAGGCACTTGTAGCAGGCGTGGTACTGGCCAGGCGGGGCGAAGCCAAGCCCGAAGATGTCCTTGGCAATATCTACATCCTCGAGCAGGAGGAAGAAGAATCTCCTCTCAGAGACGCAAAGGAATTTGCAACACTGCTCAACTCCTGCGGCAGGATGGGAAAAGCCTCATTGGGAATCGGAGCGTGCCTCGGCGATCCGAAGATGAAGAGGCAGGCAATCAGCCACCTGCTGGAATACCGAAGGGAGATCATTGCTGCCATGCAATGGTTTGAGGCGCATCGCGGAACTGCGGCTGTCCAGGAGCATCCGGGCTATATGATCATCAGCGCAGGAACAGAGATACTCAGCACCATGATCGGCACGATAGCATCTATGATCGCAAAATCAAACACCACCAGGCCCGGCACTATTATTATTTCTATGGCAGAGGCTCCGGACAAGACCCTGAAGGCAAGCATCAGGCGGGCCGGCTTTCAGAGCGACGGCTCCATCGACCTCAGGAGCATCATGGAAGAGATCACATCAAGAGTTGATGGCAGCAGCACTGGCGGCCATATCTACGCAGCAGGGTCTGTCATCCCGCAGGGCAAAGAGAAAGAATTTCTTGAAGCTGCCAGAGACGTGCTGGGCAAGCTAGCGGGTCAAAAGAGAGTTCCTGACTGA
- a CDS encoding 30S ribosomal protein S15 gives MARMYSRKRGKSGSKRPVKRTKPAWLGYKPKEIEIIIAKLAKEGKSASQIGLILRDTYGIPDVRPILKKKITGILQEKKILPEIPEDLFALMKRSNALRKHFEVNKKDMVAKRGLQLTDAKIKRLIKYYKKIRKLPVGWKIDAKRIQYTT, from the coding sequence ATGGCAAGGATGTATTCAAGAAAACGGGGAAAGTCAGGCTCAAAAAGGCCTGTCAAAAGGACCAAGCCTGCCTGGCTTGGCTATAAGCCAAAAGAGATTGAGATTATTATTGCAAAACTGGCGAAGGAGGGAAAATCCGCTTCCCAGATTGGGCTCATCCTGAGAGACACCTACGGAATCCCCGATGTCCGCCCAATTCTCAAAAAGAAGATCACGGGGATACTCCAGGAAAAGAAGATCCTTCCGGAGATTCCTGAAGACCTCTTTGCCCTGATGAAGAGGAGCAACGCCCTGCGAAAGCATTTTGAAGTCAACAAGAAGGACATGGTTGCCAAGCGGGGCCTGCAGCTGACAGACGCAAAAATAAAGCGTCTCATAAAGTATTATAAAAAAATCCGAAAGCTTCCGGTTGGATGGAAGATTGACGCCAAGCGGATACAGTACACCACGTAG